Proteins found in one Streptococcus iniae genomic segment:
- the ahpC gene encoding alkyl hydroperoxide reductase subunit C — MSLIGKEIAEFSADAYLNGEFIKVTSEDIKGKWSIFCFYPADFSFVCPTELGDLQEQYETLKSLGVEVYSVSTDTHFVHKAWHDDSDVVGTLTYTMIGDPSHTISTAFDVLDEESGLAQRGTFIVDPDGIIQMMEINADGIGRDASTLIDKIRAAQYVRKHPGEVCPAKWKEGEETLTPSLDLVGKI, encoded by the coding sequence ATGTCATTAATCGGAAAAGAAATTGCTGAATTTTCAGCAGATGCTTATTTAAACGGTGAATTTATAAAAGTCACAAGTGAAGATATCAAGGGAAAATGGTCTATTTTCTGTTTTTACCCTGCTGACTTCTCATTTGTCTGCCCAACCGAACTTGGGGACTTGCAAGAACAATATGAAACCCTAAAATCACTCGGAGTAGAAGTTTACTCCGTTTCAACAGATACACACTTCGTTCATAAGGCTTGGCACGATGACTCTGATGTCGTTGGAACACTAACATATACCATGATTGGTGACCCATCTCATACTATTTCTACAGCTTTTGACGTTCTTGATGAAGAGAGCGGCCTTGCACAACGTGGAACCTTTATCGTTGACCCAGATGGTATCATCCAGATGATGGAAATTAACGCTGATGGTATCGGTAGAGATGCAAGTACGTTAATTGATAAAATCCGTGCTGCCCAATATGTCCGTAAACATCCAGGTGAAGTTTGCCCTGCTAAATGGAAAGAAGGCGAAGAAACTTTAACACCAAGCTTAGACCTCGTTGGTAAAATATAA
- the ahpF gene encoding alkyl hydroperoxide reductase subunit F, whose amino-acid sequence MALSSDIKKQLEQYLALLESDIVLQVALGHDANSEKVKDFVDEIAAMSTRISVEETQLPRKPSFKIAQKGKESGVTFSGIPLGHEFTSFILALLQVSGRAPKIDDELVTRIKAIDKPFHFETYVSLSCHNCPDVVQAFNIMAVLNPNISHTMIEGGMFQDEVTQKGIMSVPTVFLGQEIFHSGRATIEELVEKIAGPISADAFANKEIYDVLVIGGGPAGNSAAIYAARKGLKTGLLAETFGGQVMETVGIENMIGTLYTEGPKLMAQIEEHTKSYKVDIIRAQLATKIEKKELVEVTLANGAVLKAKTAILALGAKWRNMNVPGEEEFRNKGVTYCPHCDGPLFEGKNVAVIGGGNSGMEAALDLAGLCKHVTVLEFLPEPKADKVLQDRAAKTENVTVLTNVATKDIIGDDHVTGLNYSDRQTNEEKRLDLEGVFVQIGLVPNTAWLKDSGIALTERGEIIVDGHGATNIPGIFAAGDCTNSVYKQIIISMGSGATAAIGAFDYLIRQ is encoded by the coding sequence ATGGCCCTAAGTTCAGACATTAAAAAACAATTAGAGCAATACCTAGCCCTTTTGGAATCAGACATTGTTTTACAAGTTGCTCTTGGTCATGATGCTAATTCTGAGAAAGTAAAGGATTTTGTTGACGAAATAGCTGCAATGTCTACTCGTATCTCAGTCGAAGAAACACAGTTGCCACGCAAACCATCCTTTAAAATCGCACAAAAAGGCAAAGAAAGTGGCGTAACATTTTCTGGGATTCCCTTAGGGCATGAATTCACTTCATTTATCCTAGCTCTCTTGCAGGTTTCAGGCCGTGCTCCAAAAATTGACGATGAGTTAGTTACAAGAATTAAAGCAATTGACAAGCCTTTTCACTTTGAAACCTACGTCAGCTTGTCCTGCCATAATTGCCCAGATGTAGTACAGGCTTTCAATATCATGGCTGTCTTAAACCCTAATATCAGCCACACCATGATTGAAGGTGGAATGTTCCAAGACGAGGTTACCCAAAAAGGCATTATGTCCGTTCCTACAGTTTTTCTTGGCCAAGAAATTTTCCATTCTGGCCGTGCAACTATTGAGGAACTTGTTGAAAAAATTGCAGGTCCTATCTCTGCAGATGCCTTTGCCAACAAGGAAATCTATGACGTCCTTGTCATTGGCGGAGGTCCTGCTGGTAATAGTGCCGCTATCTACGCAGCAAGAAAAGGTCTTAAAACAGGACTTTTGGCCGAAACTTTCGGTGGCCAAGTTATGGAAACTGTTGGCATTGAAAATATGATTGGTACCTTATATACAGAAGGCCCAAAATTAATGGCACAAATTGAAGAACACACCAAATCTTACAAGGTTGATATTATTAGAGCTCAACTTGCTACCAAAATTGAGAAAAAAGAATTGGTGGAAGTAACACTGGCAAACGGCGCTGTTCTAAAAGCTAAAACAGCTATCTTAGCACTAGGAGCTAAGTGGCGAAATATGAATGTTCCTGGCGAAGAGGAATTCCGAAATAAAGGAGTTACTTACTGTCCACATTGTGACGGTCCTCTATTTGAAGGAAAAAATGTAGCCGTTATTGGTGGGGGCAACTCAGGAATGGAGGCTGCCCTAGACTTAGCAGGACTCTGTAAACATGTTACCGTTTTAGAATTTTTACCAGAACCTAAAGCTGATAAAGTTTTACAAGATCGTGCTGCCAAAACTGAAAACGTAACTGTTCTTACAAATGTAGCCACTAAAGACATTATTGGGGACGACCATGTTACTGGTCTTAACTACAGTGACCGTCAAACTAACGAAGAAAAACGCCTTGATTTAGAAGGAGTCTTTGTTCAAATAGGTCTTGTACCAAACACTGCTTGGCTCAAAGATAGTGGCATTGCGCTGACAGAACGCGGTGAAATTATTGTGGATGGCCATGGTGCAACTAATATTCCAGGAATTTTTGCTGCAGGTGACTGCACAAATTCTGTTTACAAACAAATCATTATCTCGATGGGTTCAGGTGCAACAGCTGCAATTGGTGCATTTGATTACCTCATTAGACAATAA
- the rpsB gene encoding 30S ribosomal protein S2, with amino-acid sequence MAVISMKQLLEAGVHFGHQTRRWNPKMAKYIFTERNGIHVIDLQQTVKLADQAYEFVRDAAANDAVILFVGTKKQAAEAVADEATRAGQYFINHRWLGGTLTNWGTIQKRIARLKEIKRMEEEGTFEVLPKKEVALLNKQRARLEKFLGGIEDMPRIPDVMYVVDPHKEQIAVKEAKKLGIPVVAMVDTNADPDDIDVIIPANDDAIRAVKLITAKLADAVIEGRQGEDADVTFETEAKADSIEEIVEVVEGDNA; translated from the coding sequence ATGGCAGTAATTTCAATGAAACAACTTCTTGAGGCTGGTGTTCACTTTGGTCACCAAACTCGTCGCTGGAACCCTAAGATGGCTAAATACATCTTTACAGAACGTAACGGAATCCACGTTATCGACCTACAACAAACTGTTAAATTAGCTGACCAAGCTTACGAATTCGTTCGTGATGCTGCTGCTAACGACGCTGTGATCTTGTTCGTTGGTACTAAAAAACAAGCTGCTGAAGCTGTTGCTGATGAAGCTACACGTGCTGGTCAATACTTCATTAACCACCGTTGGTTAGGTGGAACTCTTACTAACTGGGGAACTATCCAAAAACGTATCGCTCGTTTGAAAGAAATCAAACGTATGGAAGAAGAAGGAACTTTTGAAGTTCTTCCTAAAAAAGAAGTTGCACTTCTTAACAAACAACGCGCTCGTCTTGAAAAATTCTTGGGCGGTATCGAAGATATGCCTCGTATCCCAGACGTAATGTACGTTGTTGACCCACATAAAGAACAAATCGCTGTTAAAGAAGCTAAAAAACTTGGTATCCCAGTTGTAGCTATGGTTGATACAAACGCTGATCCAGATGATATCGATGTTATCATCCCAGCTAACGATGACGCTATCCGCGCCGTTAAATTAATCACTGCTAAATTAGCTGACGCTGTTATTGAAGGCCGTCAAGGTGAAGATGCAGACGTTACTTTTGAAACAGAAGCAAAAGCAGATTCAATCGAAGAAATTGTTGAAGTTGTAGAAGGCGACAACGCTTAA
- the tsf gene encoding translation elongation factor Ts gives MAEITAKLVKELREKSGAGVMDAKKALVETDGDMDKAVELLREKGMAKAAKKADRVAAEGLTGVYVDGNVAAVVEVNAETDFVAKNAQFVELVNETAKVIAEGKPANNDEAMALTMANGSTLAEAYVNATATIGEKISFRRFALIEKTDEQHFGAYQHNGGRIGVISVIDGGDDTLAKQVSMHITAMKPTVLSYTELDAQFIKDELAQLNHAIELDNESRAMVDKPALPFLKFGSKSELSDDIIAQAEADIKTELAAEGKPEKIWDKILPGKMDRFMLDNTKVDQAYTLLAQVYIMDDSKTVEAYLDSVNAKAIAFARFEVGEGIEKKANDFESEVAATMAAALNN, from the coding sequence ATGGCAGAAATTACAGCAAAACTTGTAAAAGAATTACGTGAAAAATCTGGTGCCGGCGTTATGGACGCTAAAAAAGCACTTGTTGAAACTGATGGAGATATGGACAAAGCAGTTGAATTACTTCGTGAAAAAGGTATGGCTAAAGCTGCTAAAAAAGCTGACCGTGTTGCCGCTGAAGGGTTAACTGGTGTTTACGTTGATGGTAACGTTGCAGCTGTTGTTGAAGTTAATGCTGAAACAGACTTTGTTGCGAAAAATGCTCAATTCGTTGAATTGGTAAATGAAACAGCTAAAGTTATTGCTGAAGGTAAACCAGCTAACAACGACGAAGCAATGGCATTAACGATGGCTAACGGCTCAACTCTTGCTGAAGCCTATGTTAACGCAACTGCTACAATCGGTGAAAAAATTTCATTCCGTCGTTTTGCATTAATTGAAAAAACTGACGAGCAACACTTTGGTGCATACCAACATAACGGTGGCCGTATCGGCGTTATCTCAGTTATCGACGGTGGCGATGACACACTTGCTAAACAAGTATCAATGCACATCACAGCTATGAAACCAACTGTTCTTTCATACACTGAACTCGATGCACAATTCATCAAAGACGAATTAGCACAATTAAACCACGCTATCGAACTTGACAATGAATCACGCGCAATGGTTGACAAACCAGCACTTCCATTCTTGAAATTTGGTTCTAAATCTGAATTGTCAGATGACATCATTGCTCAAGCAGAAGCTGATATCAAAACTGAATTGGCTGCTGAAGGCAAACCAGAAAAAATCTGGGACAAAATCCTTCCAGGTAAAATGGACCGCTTCATGCTTGACAACACTAAAGTTGACCAAGCTTACACACTTCTTGCTCAAGTTTACATCATGGACGACAGCAAAACTGTTGAAGCTTACCTTGACTCAGTAAACGCAAAAGCAATTGCATTTGCACGTTTTGAAGTTGGTGAAGGTATCGAGAAAAAAGCTAACGACTTTGAATCAGAAGTTGCTGCAACTATGGCTGCTGCACTTAACAACTAA
- a CDS encoding M13 family metallopeptidase encodes MVDYKENFYEAVNGEWAKIAVIPDDKPRTGGFSDLADEIEDLMLATTDEWLQGKNLPKDAILENFVAFHHMTSDYKKRDQVGVAPVLPLIEEYQNLNSFADFVTKIADYEMSGKPNLIPFGIAPDFMNAQLNVLWADAPSILLPDTTYYEEGHEKAAELISIWRQSQEKLLPQFGFSAPAIQDLLDKVLALDKKVAAYVLSREESSEYVKLYHPYKWADFKALVPELPLDTIFKAILGEEPDQIIVPEKRFWTEFAATYYSEDNWELLKAELILEAANAYNSYLTDEIRVESGVYGRALSGTPQAMDQKKAAYYLAQGPYNQALGLWYANHYFSPEAKADVEHKVATMIDVYKSRLETADWLDQATRDKAIVKLNVITPHIGYPEKLPETYAKKVIDPTLSLVENVQNLSKIAIAHGWSKWNKPVDRSEWHMPAHMVNAYYDPQQNQIVFPAAILQAPFYALEQSSSANYGGIGAVIAHEISHAFDTNGASFDEHGSLNDWWTKADYEAFKERTDKVVAQFDGLESYGAKVNGKLTVSENVADLGGVACALEAAKKESDFSARDFFINFATIWRMKAREEFMQMMASIDVHAPGQCRTNVTLTNFEEFHKEFEVTEGDAMWRAPEDRVIIW; translated from the coding sequence ATGGTCGATTATAAAGAAAATTTTTATGAGGCTGTCAATGGTGAATGGGCCAAAATAGCTGTTATTCCTGATGATAAACCAAGAACAGGAGGTTTTTCTGACTTGGCTGACGAGATTGAAGATTTAATGCTAGCAACAACAGATGAGTGGTTGCAAGGTAAGAATCTTCCTAAAGATGCAATTTTAGAAAATTTTGTAGCCTTTCATCACATGACGTCAGATTACAAAAAACGTGATCAAGTAGGTGTAGCACCTGTATTGCCTTTGATTGAAGAGTATCAAAATCTTAACTCATTTGCGGACTTTGTTACAAAAATTGCAGACTATGAAATGAGTGGTAAACCGAATCTGATACCATTTGGTATTGCTCCTGACTTTATGAATGCACAGCTGAATGTTTTGTGGGCAGATGCGCCGTCGATTCTTCTTCCTGATACTACTTACTATGAAGAAGGACATGAAAAGGCAGCGGAGCTTATTAGCATTTGGCGTCAATCTCAAGAGAAATTATTACCACAATTTGGCTTTTCTGCGCCAGCTATTCAAGACCTTCTTGATAAGGTCTTGGCATTAGATAAGAAAGTGGCAGCTTACGTTTTATCTCGTGAAGAATCTTCAGAGTATGTTAAACTTTACCATCCCTATAAATGGGCAGATTTCAAGGCATTGGTACCAGAGTTACCTTTAGATACAATATTTAAAGCAATTTTAGGGGAAGAGCCAGATCAAATTATTGTTCCTGAGAAACGTTTTTGGACAGAATTTGCGGCTACCTATTATTCAGAAGACAATTGGGAATTGTTGAAGGCTGAGCTGATTTTAGAAGCGGCTAATGCTTATAATTCTTATTTAACAGATGAAATTCGTGTGGAGTCGGGAGTTTATGGCCGTGCTCTATCTGGTACACCACAAGCCATGGATCAGAAAAAAGCAGCTTACTACTTGGCACAAGGACCTTATAATCAAGCCTTGGGACTTTGGTATGCAAATCACTATTTCTCTCCAGAAGCTAAGGCTGATGTTGAGCATAAAGTAGCTACAATGATTGATGTTTATAAATCGCGCCTTGAAACCGCAGACTGGTTAGACCAAGCTACTCGTGATAAGGCCATTGTCAAATTGAATGTCATTACTCCACATATTGGCTATCCAGAAAAATTACCAGAAACCTATGCTAAGAAAGTGATTGATCCAACTCTTAGTTTGGTTGAGAATGTGCAAAACCTATCTAAAATTGCTATTGCACATGGTTGGAGTAAATGGAATAAACCTGTTGATCGTAGTGAATGGCATATGCCTGCTCATATGGTTAATGCTTATTATGACCCACAGCAAAACCAAATTGTCTTTCCAGCAGCTATTTTACAAGCACCATTTTATGCACTAGAGCAGAGTTCATCAGCTAATTATGGTGGTATTGGAGCTGTTATTGCTCATGAAATTTCACATGCTTTTGACACCAATGGGGCTTCATTTGATGAGCATGGTAGTTTGAATGATTGGTGGACGAAGGCTGATTATGAAGCCTTTAAAGAAAGAACAGATAAGGTTGTAGCGCAGTTTGATGGCTTGGAGTCTTATGGTGCTAAGGTAAATGGGAAGTTGACCGTTTCTGAAAATGTTGCTGATTTAGGTGGTGTGGCTTGTGCACTTGAAGCAGCGAAGAAAGAAAGTGATTTCTCAGCACGTGATTTCTTTATCAATTTTGCAACCATTTGGCGTATGAAAGCACGTGAAGAATTTATGCAAATGATGGCAAGTATTGATGTCCATGCTCCAGGGCAATGCCGTACTAATGTGACGCTGACAAATTTTGAAGAATTTCATAAAGAATTTGAGGTTACTGAAGGAGATGCCATGTGGCGTGCGCCTGAGGATCGTGTCATTATTTGGTAA
- a CDS encoding transketolase family protein: MMRHVKEMRYVYRDFLKTANKINSKVTVLEADLSSSMATNGLAKEFGNRYINVGIMEAEMVGLAAGLAVKGYKPYLHTFGPFASRRVFDQLFVSLAYAKLNATVIGSDAGVTAEMNGGTHMPFEEIGLMRLVPNAVVYDVCDDIQFDAVLKQTLTSKAFHYIRTTRKAPKAVYNGDEDFSKGYVQLRQGPEATIVASGIMVAEALEVADKLAKEGLEVGVIDLFRIKPIHEDIKGLLVGKPVLTVENHNKIGGVGSAICELLSQETDTPVRRMGVDERFGQVGKMDYLLEVYELTQDHIYHNIKEFLKDYH, encoded by the coding sequence ATGATGCGTCACGTAAAAGAAATGAGGTATGTCTATCGTGATTTCCTTAAGACAGCCAATAAGATTAATAGTAAAGTCACAGTCTTAGAAGCTGATTTATCAAGTTCTATGGCAACAAATGGCTTAGCAAAAGAATTTGGAAACCGTTACATAAATGTAGGAATTATGGAAGCAGAAATGGTTGGACTTGCTGCAGGACTAGCCGTCAAAGGTTACAAGCCATACCTGCATACCTTTGGTCCATTTGCTTCGCGTAGGGTCTTTGATCAACTTTTTGTCTCCTTGGCCTATGCAAAACTTAATGCGACAGTTATTGGGTCTGATGCTGGGGTTACTGCTGAGATGAATGGTGGCACACACATGCCTTTTGAAGAAATTGGCCTTATGCGACTGGTGCCAAATGCTGTGGTATATGATGTTTGTGATGATATTCAATTTGATGCTGTTTTAAAACAAACCCTTACAAGTAAGGCCTTCCATTATATCCGTACGACTCGCAAGGCACCAAAAGCTGTTTACAATGGTGACGAAGATTTTAGTAAAGGTTATGTTCAGTTGCGTCAAGGACCTGAAGCAACCATTGTAGCATCAGGTATTATGGTTGCTGAGGCTCTTGAAGTTGCTGATAAGCTTGCAAAAGAAGGCTTAGAAGTAGGTGTAATTGATCTCTTTAGAATCAAACCGATTCATGAGGATATCAAAGGATTACTAGTTGGCAAACCAGTTTTGACTGTTGAAAATCATAATAAAATTGGAGGTGTCGGAAGTGCTATCTGTGAATTGCTGAGTCAAGAAACAGATACACCAGTTCGACGCATGGGTGTTGATGAAAGATTTGGCCAAGTTGGTAAGATGGATTACCTTTTAGAAGTATATGAATTAACACAAGACCATATTTATCATAATATTAAAGAATTTTTGAAGGACTATCATTAA
- a CDS encoding transketolase, with the protein MPLSDIKRQELEKFALNIRIHVLESLNHLGFGHYGGSLSVVETLAVLYGEVMPMTPDVFAQKDRDYFVLSKGHAGPGLYATLYLKGFFDKDFLLSLNCNGTKLPSHPDRNMTPGVDMTTGSLGQGISAATGIACAQQIEGSDYYTYTIVGDGELNEGQCWEAIQLATHKSLSNLIVFVDDNKKQLDGLTRDICQTGDFVTKFEAFGFDALRVDGSDVSAIFHAIERLKASGSKKPKCIVLDTVKGQGVQFIEDMAANHHLRPSQSDKEALEQELAVLKERLEEMS; encoded by the coding sequence ATGCCCTTATCAGACATTAAACGTCAGGAATTGGAGAAATTTGCCCTCAATATTAGAATACATGTTTTAGAAAGCTTAAACCATCTTGGGTTTGGCCATTACGGGGGAAGTCTTTCCGTTGTTGAGACCTTGGCGGTGCTTTATGGAGAAGTAATGCCAATGACGCCTGATGTTTTTGCACAAAAAGACCGTGACTATTTTGTCTTATCTAAAGGGCATGCAGGTCCTGGTCTTTATGCTACGCTTTATCTAAAAGGATTCTTTGATAAAGACTTTCTCTTGTCTTTAAATTGCAACGGTACAAAACTACCCTCACATCCCGATCGCAATATGACACCGGGTGTGGATATGACTACCGGATCTCTGGGACAAGGAATTAGTGCAGCGACTGGTATTGCTTGTGCACAGCAAATAGAAGGGTCAGACTATTACACTTATACTATTGTTGGAGATGGGGAATTAAATGAAGGGCAATGTTGGGAAGCGATTCAGCTTGCTACTCATAAATCTCTTTCAAATCTAATCGTATTTGTTGATGACAATAAGAAACAATTGGATGGTTTAACCCGTGATATTTGCCAAACAGGTGACTTTGTGACTAAATTTGAAGCCTTTGGTTTTGATGCTTTGAGAGTTGACGGTAGTGATGTTTCAGCAATTTTCCATGCTATTGAACGTTTGAAAGCAAGTGGTTCTAAAAAACCAAAATGTATTGTCTTAGATACGGTGAAAGGGCAGGGGGTTCAGTTCATTGAAGATATGGCAGCTAATCATCATTTGAGACCAAGCCAATCAGACAAAGAGGCATTGGAGCAAGAACTTGCAGTACTTAAGGAAAGATTGGAGGAAATGTCATGA